Part of the Cystobacter ferrugineus genome, CTGGCGAGCACCGTGACGTCCGCGGTCGCGCCCGAGAGGTAGGTGAAGAAGGTCTGCTGCCCTTCCGCGCGCAGCGTCGGCTCCTGGGTCGCGCCCAGCGTGCCGTACTCGCTGCCCACGGTGCCGGAGATGCCCACGCCCAGCCCCTCGAGCAGCCTCAGCCCCGACTTGCGGAAGGGGTGCGAGAAGAGGCGGCCCTCCAGTTCCACGTTGTCATCGACGTTCTCTCATTCGGAAACCGACCCGTGCGGAGGAGGCGTCCGAGACGCATCCGTGACGGAGCGGTTTCCTGGGGGGAGGAAACAGCCCTGAGACGGAACGACCCCGCCGCTGGTTCCCCGAGCCCCACGCGGGGCTCACGTCCGGGCCCGAGGGGCCGGGGCGCTCAATAGGCCCACTCGCCCAGGCCGTAGTGCCGCGCGGTGGCCACGTTGAGCAGCAACAGGATCAGCACCACGCCGAACTGGAACCAGCGGGGACGCCGCGCGCAGTCGTCTCCGAGGAAGAACAACAGCGGGAAGAGCGGGGCCGCGAACCGGAAGGTGTTGACGAACTCCCCCTGGAGCAGTTGGACCAGCAGGCAGAGCATCGCATAGAGGCCCAGGGCGGGTTGTTGGCGCGCGAGCAGCACCGCCCCCGTGAGGAAGACCCACCACGTGACGTACCAGAGCACGTTGTAGGGATCCCTGCTCTGCCAGGCGTTGCCGAAGACGAGCGTCTTCAGCGCGCCACCGAGCGAGTCCACATGCGCCCATCCCTGCTGGGCCTGCATGAAGGCGAAGGGCGAGCCCGCGACGACGGTCTGGAACGTGAGGAAGCCCAGCACTCCGAGCAGGCTGAGGAGTCCGGCGATGAGGAGCGCGCGGACCCGGCGGGCGGGCGTCGTCTCGACCCAGGCCGCCAGCAGCGCGGTCATCCCTCCCACGAAGACGCCCTGATTGCGCGTCAGGGCGCAGAGCGCGCCGAAGAGCCCACCCCATACCGGCCTCCTCGTCCCGCTG contains:
- a CDS encoding mannosyltransferase family protein, with translation MSPFLPDLTRPGTARFVSVCAAAMVLMHLAIWRWIAFRRHQPFGHLLTYWDANYYTAIARDGYSGPLFAFYPAYPLTVGALAKLLGVTELQWLGAAFSTVMFAVFVFVCVRVSQRDDLPRRLTPSTRLGWLFFLFSPASYIFHSHHTEALFLLLSFLSFYFSGTRRPVWGGLFGALCALTRNQGVFVGGMTALLAAWVETTPARRVRALLIAGLLSLLGVLGFLTFQTVVAGSPFAFMQAQQGWAHVDSLGGALKTLVFGNAWQSRDPYNVLWYVTWWVFLTGAVLLARQQPALGLYAMLCLLVQLLQGEFVNTFRFAAPLFPLLFFLGDDCARRPRWFQFGVVLILLLLNVATARHYGLGEWAY